A stretch of the Vigna radiata var. radiata cultivar VC1973A chromosome 7, Vradiata_ver6, whole genome shotgun sequence genome encodes the following:
- the LOC106767872 gene encoding uncharacterized protein LOC106767872, with product MAAAVSKVSGDIISSSFDRIRPPPPDSSLHLVTRPPRNAVSYWTCSKLCAICFVAGMVFGYSLRGRVKRWASNILKKLN from the exons ATGGCTGCTGCCGTCAGTAAGGTTTCCGGCGACATCATATCGTCGAGCTTCGATCGTATACGACCACCGCCTCCTGATTCTTCCCTTCACTTAGTTACCAGACCTCCAAG AAACGCGGTGTCGTATTGGACGTGTTCAAAGCTTTGTGCAATTTGCTTTGTTGCTGGAATGGTTTTCGGGTACTCTCTCAGGGGACGAGTCAAGCGTTGGGCTTCTAACATCCTCAAGAAGCTGAACTGA
- the LOC106768091 gene encoding probable flavin-containing monooxygenase 1 has protein sequence MENENENRPMLVSKMGIIGAGVSGLAAAKQLSHHNPIVFEASDSIGGVWSHCSYNSTRLQSHRRDYEFTDFPWPQRDNPDFPTHLEILNYLHSYAIHFDVFKNIRFNSKVVQIRFSGNREVTGFSSLLPGQPLWEVAVQTNNSDTIQWYGFEFVVVCVGKYGDTPKIPTFPQKKGPHIFKGKVMHTLDYCKLDQEAATQLLRGKKVVVVGFKKSGIDLAMECARANQGAEGEACTMVVRSLHWTVPHYWIWGLPFFMFFSTRSSQFIHERPEQGLLRTLFCLMLSPLRRGISKFIESYLLWKLPLEKYGLKPEHPFVEDYASCQMAIMPENFFSEAEKGKIVFKKASKWWFWDGGIEFEDNTKLNADVVILATGFDGKKKLKSILPEPFGSLLEYSSGIMPLYRGTIHPLIPNMAFVGFVESVSNLHSSELRSMWLSGLVDDKFKLPSVESMLSQTAKEIEVMKRSTRFYKRHCISTYSINHSDEICKDLGWSSWRKKNWLSEVFGPYSIEDYAKED, from the exons ATggaaaacgaaaacgaaaaccgTCCGATGTTGGTCTCAAAAATGGGCATAATAGGGGCTGGGGTGAGTGGCTTAGCAGCTGCTAAACAGTTATCTCATCACAACCCTATTGTTTTTGAGGCCTCAGATTCCATTGGTGGGGTTTGGAGTCATTGCTCCTACAACTCCACCAGGTTACAGTCTCATCGTCGTGATTATGAATTCACCGATTTCCCTTGGCCTCAAAGGGACAACCCCGATTTTCCCACCCATTTGGAGATACTCAATTATCTCCACTCTTATGCTATCCACTTTGACGTTTTCAAGAACATCAGGTTCAACTCCAAGGTCGTCCAAATCCGCTTCTCCGGCAACCGGGAAGTCACTGGCTTTTCAAGCCTGCTTCCCGGTCAACCTCTCTGGGAAGTTGCTGTGCAGACCAATAACTCAGACACCATTCAG TGGTACGGATTCGAGTTTGTGGTAGTATGCGTTGGGAAATATGGGGACACACCCAAAATTCCAACGTTTCCACAGAAAAAAGGGCCACATATATTCAAGGGCAAGGTGATGCATACGTTAGATTACTGTAAACTTGACCAGGAAGCTGCTACTCAACTTCTGAGAGGGAAAAAGGTGGTAGTGGTTGGTTTCAAAAAGTCAGGTATTGATTTAGCCATGGAGTGTGCACGGGCAAACCAAG GAGCTGAAGGAGAAGCTTGCACCATGGTTGTAAGGAGTTTGCATTGGACAGTTCCCCATTACTGGATTTGGGGATTGccttttttcatgttcttctcAACAAGATCTTCTCAGTTCATCCACGAAAGACCAGAACAAGGCTTACTCAGGACTCTTTTCTGCCTCATGTTATCTCCGCTG AGGCGTGGAATTTCAAAGTTTATTGAGTCGTATCTTCTGTGGAAACTTCCATTGGAGAAGTATGGATTAAAACCAGAACACCCCTTTGTGGAGGATTATGCATCTTGTCAAATGGCCATCATGCCAGAAAATTTCTTCTCCGAGGCTGAAAAGGGCAAAATTGTCTTTAAGAAGGCATCAAAGTGGTGGTTCTGGGATGGAGGGATTGAATTTGAAGACAACACTAAGCTGAATGCTGATGTAGTGATTCTTGCAACTGGTTTTGATGGAAAGAAAAAACTCAAATCTATTTTACCAGAGCCTTTTGGTAGCTTGTTGGAGTATTCTTCGGGTATTATGCCTTTATATAG GGGAACTATTCATCCGTTgattccaaacatggcctttgTGGGTTTCGTTGAGAGTGTTTCAAATCTTCACTCATCAGAGCTACGTTCCATGTGGCTGTCTGGGCTGGTAGATGACAAATTCAAGCTCCCAAGTGTGGAGAGTATGCTTTCACAAACAGCCAAGGAGATAGAAGTGATGAAAAGGTCAACTAGGTTCTATAAGAGGCACTGCATTTCAACTTATAGCATCAACCACAGTGATGAAATTTGTAAAGATTTAGGGTGGAGTTCCTGGAGGAAGAAGAACTGGTTATCCGAAGTATTTGGCCCCTATAGCATTGAAGACTATGCCAAGGAAGATTGA
- the LOC106765637 gene encoding peroxiredoxin Q, chloroplastic: MASLSLPNNYLPTFLRSHSSNYPSSQNLPLSSAPPNSQFFGLKFSHSPSSSIPSSSSFLRTSIFAKVSKGSKPPNFTLKDQNGKNVSLSSFKGKPVVVYFYPADETPGCTKQACAFRDSYEKFKKAGAVVVGISGDDASSHKAFASKYKLPFTLLSDEGNKVRKEWGVPGDFFGSLPGRETYVIDKNGVVQLVYNNQFQPEKHIDETLKILQSL, encoded by the exons ATGGCGTCCCTCTCTCTCCCTAACAACTATCTTCCCACCTTCCTTCGCTCTCACTCTTCCAACTACCCATCTTCCCAAAATCTCCCACTCTCTTCCGCGCCTCCAAATTCTCAATTTTTCGGTCTCAAGTTCTCTCATTCTCCCTCTTCCTCAAtcccctcttcttcttctttcctcagAACCTCCATTTTCGCCAAG GTGAGTAAAGGTTCTAAGCCACCGAATTTCACACTCAAAGATCAGAATGGAAAGAATGTGAGCCTCTCCAGCTTCAAGGGAAAGCCAGTAGTTGTATATTTCTACCCTGCTGATGAGACCCCTGGCTGTACCAAACAG GCTTGTGCTTTCAGGGATTCGTATGAGAAGTTCAAGAAAGCAGGAGCAGTGGTTGTTGGGATAAGTGGCGATGATGCTTCCTCGCACAAG GCATTTGCCAGCAAATACAAACTTCCATTCACATTGTTGAGTGATGAGGGCAACAAGGTGAGAAAGGAATGGGGAGTGCCAGGTGATTTCTTTGGATCATTGCCTGGAAGAGAGACTTATGTCATTGACAAAAATGGGGTGGTTCAGCTTGTCTACAACAATCAATTCCAACCAGAAAAGCATATTGATGAGACCCTGAAAATACTTCAGAGCCTTTGA